The Urocitellus parryii isolate mUroPar1 chromosome 6, mUroPar1.hap1, whole genome shotgun sequence genome includes a window with the following:
- the Rcn2 gene encoding reticulocalbin-2 isoform X2 — MRLGPRPVTLVLLLLCAAVAGAGKAEELHYPQGEHRADYDREALLGVQEDVDEYVKLGHEEQQKRLQSIIKKIDSDSDGFLTESELSQWIQMSFKHYAMQEAKQQFVEYDKNNDGTVTWDEYNIQMYDRVIDFDEITALDDAEEESFRQDKKRFERANQDSGPGLSLEEFIAFEHPEEVDYMTEFVIQEALEEHDKNGDGYVSLEEFLGDYRRDPTANEDPEWILVEKDRFVNDYDKDNDGRLDPQELLSWVVPNNQGIAQEEALHLIDEMDLNGDKKLSKEEILENQDLFLTSEATDYGRQLHDDYFYHDEL; from the exons ATGCGGCTGGGCCCGAGGCCCGTGAcgctggtgctgctgctgctgtgcgCCGCGGTGGCCGGCGCCGGCAAGGCAGAGGAGCTGCACTACCCGCAGGGCGAGCACCGCGCAGACTACGACCGCGAGGCGCTGCTGGGCGTCCAG GAAGACGTCGATGAGTATGTTAAACTTGGCCACGAAGAGCAGCAGAAAAGACTGCAGTCGATCATAAAGAAAATTGACTCGGACTCAGATGGCTTTCTCACTGAAA GTGAACTCAGTCAGTGGATTCAGATGTCTTTTAAACATTATGCTATGCAAGAAGCAAAACAACAGTTTGTTGAATATGATAAAAACAATGATGGTACTGTGACATGGGATGAATATAATATTCAGATGTATGATCGTGTGATTGACTTTGATGAGATCACTGCTCTGGATGATGCAGAAGAGGAGTCATTTAGGCAG GACAAGAAGCGATTTGAAAGAGCTAACCAAGATTCAGGTCCTGGTTTGAGTCTTGAAGAATTTATTGCTTTTGAACATCCTGAGGAAGTTGATTATATGAcg GAATTCGTCATTCAAGAAGCTTTAGAAGAACATGACAAAAATGGTGATGGATATGTTAGTTTAGAAGAATTTCTTGGTGATTACAGGCGGGATCCAA cTGCAAATGAAGATCCAGAATGGATACTTGTTGAGAAAGACAGATTCGTGAATGATTATGACAAGGATAATGATGGCAGGCTTGATCCCCAAGAGCTGTTATCTTGGGTAGTACCCAATAATCAGGGCATTGCGCAGGAGGAG gcTCTTCATTTAATTGATGAAATGGATTTGAATGGTGACAAAAAACtctctaaagaagaaattctGGAAAACCAGGACTTGTTTCTTACCAGTGAAGCCACAGATTATGGCAGACAGCTCCATGATGACTATTTCTATCATGACGAGCTTTAA
- the Rcn2 gene encoding reticulocalbin-2 isoform X1, with amino-acid sequence MRLGPRPVTLVLLLLCAAVAGAGKAEELHYPQGEHRADYDREALLGVQEDVDEYVKLGHEEQQKRLQSIIKKIDSDSDGFLTESELSQWIQMSFKHYAMQEAKQQFVEYDKNNDGTVTWDEYNIQMYDRVIDFDEITALDDAEEESFRQLHLKDKKRFERANQDSGPGLSLEEFIAFEHPEEVDYMTEFVIQEALEEHDKNGDGYVSLEEFLGDYRRDPTANEDPEWILVEKDRFVNDYDKDNDGRLDPQELLSWVVPNNQGIAQEEALHLIDEMDLNGDKKLSKEEILENQDLFLTSEATDYGRQLHDDYFYHDEL; translated from the exons ATGCGGCTGGGCCCGAGGCCCGTGAcgctggtgctgctgctgctgtgcgCCGCGGTGGCCGGCGCCGGCAAGGCAGAGGAGCTGCACTACCCGCAGGGCGAGCACCGCGCAGACTACGACCGCGAGGCGCTGCTGGGCGTCCAG GAAGACGTCGATGAGTATGTTAAACTTGGCCACGAAGAGCAGCAGAAAAGACTGCAGTCGATCATAAAGAAAATTGACTCGGACTCAGATGGCTTTCTCACTGAAA GTGAACTCAGTCAGTGGATTCAGATGTCTTTTAAACATTATGCTATGCAAGAAGCAAAACAACAGTTTGTTGAATATGATAAAAACAATGATGGTACTGTGACATGGGATGAATATAATATTCAGATGTATGATCGTGTGATTGACTTTGATGAGATCACTGCTCTGGATGATGCAGAAGAGGAGTCATTTAGGCAG ctTCATTTAAAGGACAAGAAGCGATTTGAAAGAGCTAACCAAGATTCAGGTCCTGGTTTGAGTCTTGAAGAATTTATTGCTTTTGAACATCCTGAGGAAGTTGATTATATGAcg GAATTCGTCATTCAAGAAGCTTTAGAAGAACATGACAAAAATGGTGATGGATATGTTAGTTTAGAAGAATTTCTTGGTGATTACAGGCGGGATCCAA cTGCAAATGAAGATCCAGAATGGATACTTGTTGAGAAAGACAGATTCGTGAATGATTATGACAAGGATAATGATGGCAGGCTTGATCCCCAAGAGCTGTTATCTTGGGTAGTACCCAATAATCAGGGCATTGCGCAGGAGGAG gcTCTTCATTTAATTGATGAAATGGATTTGAATGGTGACAAAAAACtctctaaagaagaaattctGGAAAACCAGGACTTGTTTCTTACCAGTGAAGCCACAGATTATGGCAGACAGCTCCATGATGACTATTTCTATCATGACGAGCTTTAA